A window of the Narcine bancroftii isolate sNarBan1 chromosome 4, sNarBan1.hap1, whole genome shotgun sequence genome harbors these coding sequences:
- the LOC138761817 gene encoding serine/threonine-protein kinase 17B-like isoform X1: MGENRCKRMADRDKQPVLLSRIQTVFATGSFHDRYTVTPKELGRGKFAVVRKCAEKATGKEYAAKFLKKRRRGLDCKSDIIHEIAVLEMVKSNPRVIDLYEVYETNNEIILVLEYAAGGEIFNLCVADREEAPTEKEVIRLLQQTLEGVAFLHRNNIVHLDLKPQNILLTSSSPLGDIKIVDFGLSRRVGSVGELREITGTPEYIAPEILNYEPISTKTDMWSIGVLVYMMLTGKSPFQGEDKQETFLNISQVNVDYSNEVFEGISKTAVEFIQQLLVKKPVDRLNAEACLFHPWLRTEELMNNPVPEITPRVSQMGIQCIKSSEEKNPVRSPTFGAGRHLNKENISEESSIVSKRFRFDDSYKSCHEITEKWYSETGV, encoded by the exons ATGGGCGAGAATCGGTGTAAGAGGATGGCGGACAGGGACAAGCAGCCCGTCCTGCTCAGTCGCATCCAGACCGTTTTCGCCACCGGCTCCTTCCACGACCGCTACACGGTGACGCCGAAGGAGCTGGGCAG AGGCAAATTTGCTGTCGTGAGAAAATGTGCAGAAAAAGCGACTGGCAAAGAATATGCAGCTAAATTCCTGAAGAAGCGGCGTCGTGGACTGGATTGTAAATCTGACATCATTCATGAAATTGCTGTCCTTGAAATGGTGAAGTCAAATCCACGTGTGATCGACCTGTATGAGGTGTATGAAACAAATAACGAAATCATCCTTGTGTTAGAATA TGCTGCAGGAGGGGAAATCTTTAATCTTTGTGTGGCTGACCGAGAGGAAGCTCCCACAGAAAAGGAAGTGATCAGGCTCCTTCAACAGACCCTTGAAGGAGTAGCATTCCTACACCGAAACAATATTGTCCACCTAGACTTAAAG CCTCAGAATATCTTACTTACTAGCTCATCACCATTAGGTGATATAAAGATAGTTGATTTTGGCTTGTCCAGGAGAGTTGGTAGTGTTGGCGAATTAAGAGAAATCACAGGAACTCCAGAGTACATTG CTCCTGAAATTTTGAACTACGAACCAATCTCCACAAAAACAGACATGTG GAGCATAGGAGTGTTGGTGTACATGatgcttacaggaaagtcaccGTTTCAGGGTGAAGATAAACAAGAAACTTTTCTTAATATCTCACAAGTTAATGTTGATTATTCAAATGAGGTATTTGAAGGCATCTCTAAAACAGCAGTTGAATTTATTCAGCAACTTCTTGTGAAAAAACCTGT GGACCGATTAAATGCTGAAGCATGTCTTTTCCATCCGTGGCTGCGAACAGAGGAGTTGATGAATAACCCTGTACCTGAAATCACACCACGTGTTTCACAGATGGGGATACAGTGCATTAAGTCTTCAGAAGAGAAAAATCCTGTTCGTTCACCCACATTTGGAGCAGGCAGACACttaaataaagaaaatatttctGAAGAATCTTCCATTGTTTCTAAACGATTCAGGTTTGATGATTCCTACAAAAGCTGCCACGAGATTACAGAGAAATGGTATTCTGAAACTGGTGTTTAG
- the LOC138761817 gene encoding serine/threonine-protein kinase 17B-like isoform X2, with protein MKHKRGKFAVVRKCAEKATGKEYAAKFLKKRRRGLDCKSDIIHEIAVLEMVKSNPRVIDLYEVYETNNEIILVLEYAAGGEIFNLCVADREEAPTEKEVIRLLQQTLEGVAFLHRNNIVHLDLKPQNILLTSSSPLGDIKIVDFGLSRRVGSVGELREITGTPEYIAPEILNYEPISTKTDMWSIGVLVYMMLTGKSPFQGEDKQETFLNISQVNVDYSNEVFEGISKTAVEFIQQLLVKKPVDRLNAEACLFHPWLRTEELMNNPVPEITPRVSQMGIQCIKSSEEKNPVRSPTFGAGRHLNKENISEESSIVSKRFRFDDSYKSCHEITEKWYSETGV; from the exons ATGAAGCATAAAAG AGGCAAATTTGCTGTCGTGAGAAAATGTGCAGAAAAAGCGACTGGCAAAGAATATGCAGCTAAATTCCTGAAGAAGCGGCGTCGTGGACTGGATTGTAAATCTGACATCATTCATGAAATTGCTGTCCTTGAAATGGTGAAGTCAAATCCACGTGTGATCGACCTGTATGAGGTGTATGAAACAAATAACGAAATCATCCTTGTGTTAGAATA TGCTGCAGGAGGGGAAATCTTTAATCTTTGTGTGGCTGACCGAGAGGAAGCTCCCACAGAAAAGGAAGTGATCAGGCTCCTTCAACAGACCCTTGAAGGAGTAGCATTCCTACACCGAAACAATATTGTCCACCTAGACTTAAAG CCTCAGAATATCTTACTTACTAGCTCATCACCATTAGGTGATATAAAGATAGTTGATTTTGGCTTGTCCAGGAGAGTTGGTAGTGTTGGCGAATTAAGAGAAATCACAGGAACTCCAGAGTACATTG CTCCTGAAATTTTGAACTACGAACCAATCTCCACAAAAACAGACATGTG GAGCATAGGAGTGTTGGTGTACATGatgcttacaggaaagtcaccGTTTCAGGGTGAAGATAAACAAGAAACTTTTCTTAATATCTCACAAGTTAATGTTGATTATTCAAATGAGGTATTTGAAGGCATCTCTAAAACAGCAGTTGAATTTATTCAGCAACTTCTTGTGAAAAAACCTGT GGACCGATTAAATGCTGAAGCATGTCTTTTCCATCCGTGGCTGCGAACAGAGGAGTTGATGAATAACCCTGTACCTGAAATCACACCACGTGTTTCACAGATGGGGATACAGTGCATTAAGTCTTCAGAAGAGAAAAATCCTGTTCGTTCACCCACATTTGGAGCAGGCAGACACttaaataaagaaaatatttctGAAGAATCTTCCATTGTTTCTAAACGATTCAGGTTTGATGATTCCTACAAAAGCTGCCACGAGATTACAGAGAAATGGTATTCTGAAACTGGTGTTTAG